The following coding sequences are from one Leptolyngbya sp. NIES-3755 window:
- a CDS encoding branched-chain amino acid ABC transporter, permease protein (similar to AA sequence:cyanobase_aa:AM1_5991), whose translation MIVHTLASIVYLAQSSPSEGFSAIAFTNQLLNGLGIVGILLLTGLGLAITFGVMRIINLAHGEFIMLGAYTTFVLQSVFKMDLLLTIPFSFLFTALIGAIVERTIIRRLYGRPLETLLATWGLSIVIQGVVKLIFTAQLKYVRAPSYIRGNWTLFQAGDQVVQISIYRLFIIFMALLLLALTGYLLYRTALGREVRAVTQNRDMAKCLGVNTNLVDMATFAYGCGLAGIAGTVISSLKSVAPPMGQDYLVDAWMTVVTGGVDKLIGVLAGAFLIGQSNAAIAYFLNDPTARVIVLAAVIVLIRYRPEGLFTIQKRS comes from the coding sequence TTGATAGTTCATACACTGGCTTCGATCGTATATTTGGCGCAGTCTTCTCCTTCAGAGGGATTTTCTGCGATCGCATTTACCAATCAACTCCTCAATGGCTTGGGAATTGTTGGAATTCTGCTACTCACAGGTTTGGGATTAGCGATTACCTTCGGTGTGATGCGGATTATTAATCTCGCACATGGCGAATTCATCATGCTTGGAGCTTACACGACATTTGTGTTGCAAAGTGTCTTCAAGATGGATTTGCTCCTAACCATTCCATTCTCGTTTTTGTTTACTGCATTGATTGGTGCGATCGTAGAACGAACCATTATTCGTCGTCTCTATGGAAGACCGCTCGAAACGCTTCTAGCAACTTGGGGATTAAGTATTGTTATTCAAGGTGTCGTTAAGCTGATTTTTACGGCTCAGTTGAAGTACGTGAGAGCACCCTCTTACATTCGAGGAAACTGGACACTCTTTCAAGCTGGAGATCAGGTTGTTCAAATCTCCATCTATCGACTCTTCATCATTTTCATGGCGCTGTTGTTGTTGGCGCTGACTGGATATCTGCTATACAGAACAGCCTTGGGAAGAGAAGTTCGTGCTGTGACTCAGAACCGAGATATGGCGAAATGTTTGGGAGTCAATACCAATCTCGTTGACATGGCAACATTTGCTTATGGTTGTGGTCTAGCGGGAATCGCTGGAACGGTAATCTCTTCACTCAAAAGTGTGGCTCCACCGATGGGACAAGATTACCTGGTCGATGCTTGGATGACCGTTGTAACGGGGGGAGTCGATAAGCTTATTGGTGTGCTGGCAGGTGCATTTTTAATTGGACAATCGAATGCAGCGATCGCATATTTTCTCAATGATCCGACGGCACGAGTGATTGTCTTGGCAGCGGTGATTGTCTTGATTCGGTATCGCCCAGAAGGTTTATTTACGATTCAGAAGCGGAGCTAA
- a CDS encoding branched chain amino acid ABC transporter, permease protein (similar to AA sequence:cyanobase_aa:AM1_5990) produces the protein MTEVIGRIRQATNVPKRLVAISAILLLILCIFPFVAGDFQTNLMAKLLLFGILAVSLDLVWGFTGILSFAHGVFFTLGGYAMAYYLKLNLSASANTYGVALPDFMVWNGLKELPWFIAPLQIFPIAAIAMVALPAGFAYIIGWFIFRSKVSGVYITIITLAISSALTTFFVSQQAFTGGTNGITDVSKLSFFGIVVPQLGLYYIILGFTTLVLAGSWWLTQSNFGLILRSVKENEQRISYLGYDVASFKIFVWTLSAGIAGIAGGLFVPLNRFISPVYLAVAFGTQIVIWVAVGGRGTLFGPVIAAILLGQLQNSVDRITQDWQLIVGIILLTVVLFLPNGLMSLLPKKFRFTEINRMPIPRGSTTAGFVRVSLLDWYSPLVRLIQSVRGKR, from the coding sequence ATGACGGAGGTCATTGGGCGGATTCGACAAGCGACAAATGTTCCAAAGCGGCTAGTTGCGATTAGTGCAATTTTGCTGCTGATTCTGTGTATTTTTCCATTCGTGGCAGGTGACTTTCAAACGAATTTGATGGCAAAGCTGCTATTGTTTGGAATTTTAGCGGTTTCGTTAGATCTCGTTTGGGGATTTACTGGAATTCTCAGCTTTGCTCACGGAGTGTTCTTCACGCTGGGTGGGTATGCAATGGCGTACTACCTTAAGCTGAATTTATCCGCCTCCGCAAATACTTACGGGGTCGCTTTGCCTGATTTTATGGTGTGGAATGGGCTTAAGGAGCTTCCTTGGTTTATTGCACCTTTGCAGATTTTTCCAATTGCAGCGATCGCGATGGTGGCACTCCCGGCTGGATTCGCTTATATCATTGGCTGGTTTATCTTCCGCTCTAAAGTCAGTGGAGTCTATATCACGATCATCACACTGGCGATTTCTTCAGCCCTGACGACGTTCTTTGTGAGTCAACAAGCGTTTACAGGCGGAACAAACGGGATCACTGATGTCTCGAAGCTCAGCTTCTTTGGAATTGTTGTTCCACAGCTTGGTCTGTACTACATCATTCTGGGATTCACAACACTGGTGCTTGCTGGAAGTTGGTGGTTAACGCAATCGAACTTTGGATTGATTCTACGATCGGTGAAAGAGAACGAGCAGCGAATTTCTTATCTCGGCTACGATGTCGCAAGCTTTAAGATCTTTGTCTGGACATTATCAGCGGGAATTGCAGGCATCGCAGGGGGCTTATTTGTGCCGCTCAATCGGTTCATTTCTCCCGTCTATCTCGCCGTTGCTTTTGGGACACAGATTGTAATTTGGGTTGCGGTTGGCGGTCGAGGAACATTGTTTGGACCTGTGATCGCAGCAATCTTACTGGGACAATTGCAGAATTCAGTCGATCGTATTACGCAAGATTGGCAATTGATTGTTGGGATCATTCTTTTGACGGTTGTTCTATTCCTGCCAAATGGTCTGATGAGTTTGCTGCCGAAGAAGTTTCGCTTTACTGAAATCAATCGAATGCCAATTCCAAGAGGATCGACCACGGCTGGATTTGTGCGAGTGAGTTTGCTCGATTGGTACAGTCCTTTAGTCAGATTGATTCAGAGCGTTCGCGGCAAACGGTAG
- a CDS encoding branched chain amino acid ABC transporter, ATP-binding subunit, putative (similar to AA sequence:cyanobase_aa:AM1_5989) yields MHVVRTMNSAEPVLSVKDLKVVFSGFKALKGIDLEVGDQEIVTIIGPNGAGKSTLLDAIVGKSPVASGHVYYHGRDITNSSPYDIARMGIGRKFQNPNVYNELSVFENLLLALKGSHGVFASIRSKLTRAKRDKIEQVLDRIGLLDKAYTKVSSLSHGQKQWVEIGMVIAQDPTVVLLDEPTAGMTADETFETGEIIQSIAQSHSVVVIEHDMEFVKQIAQRIVVLHQGEKLAEGSVQEIQSNRQVIEVYLGREQIDKAA; encoded by the coding sequence ATGCACGTAGTTAGAACAATGAACTCTGCTGAACCTGTTCTATCAGTCAAAGATCTCAAAGTTGTATTTTCTGGCTTCAAAGCACTCAAAGGCATTGATCTAGAGGTCGGAGATCAAGAGATTGTGACCATTATTGGACCGAATGGAGCGGGGAAAAGTACGCTCCTTGATGCGATCGTTGGTAAATCCCCCGTTGCATCAGGGCACGTCTACTACCACGGACGCGACATCACCAATTCCAGTCCGTATGACATTGCTCGAATGGGCATCGGTCGTAAGTTTCAAAATCCCAACGTCTACAATGAACTCTCTGTGTTCGAGAATCTGTTACTCGCGCTCAAAGGTTCACACGGAGTTTTTGCATCAATCCGATCGAAGCTAACTCGCGCCAAACGAGACAAAATCGAGCAAGTTCTCGATCGAATCGGACTACTCGATAAAGCTTATACCAAAGTCTCTTCGCTCTCCCACGGACAGAAGCAATGGGTCGAAATTGGTATGGTGATTGCTCAAGATCCAACCGTTGTCCTTTTAGATGAACCGACCGCAGGCATGACCGCTGACGAGACGTTTGAAACAGGCGAGATTATTCAATCGATCGCTCAATCTCATTCGGTCGTTGTCATCGAACACGATATGGAATTCGTCAAACAGATTGCTCAGCGAATTGTCGTCCTGCACCAAGGTGAAAAGTTAGCCGAAGGTTCAGTCCAAGAAATTCAGTCAAACCGTCAAGTTATTGAGGTGTATTTAGGTCGTGAACAAATCGACAAAGCTGCTTGA
- a CDS encoding bputative ranched chain amino acid ABC transporter (similar to AA sequence:cyanobase_aa:AM1_5988): MNKSTKLLELTDVTVSYDQTPVLFGVNMSIEQGEITCILGRNGVGKTTLLRSVIGLNKVLSGNIVFDADEITKVPTFKRARYGISYIPQGREIIPYLSVLDNLKLGLSAAKKKRRKIPDEIFEFFPMLKQHLNRQGGLLSGGQQQQLAIARGLMSNPKIMLLDEPTEGIQPSIVQEIEETLKRINCEKGITVVVVEQKIDFARQLAQKFFIMEKGAIVANGETDQLTDALVHQYLAV, translated from the coding sequence GTGAACAAATCGACAAAGCTGCTTGAACTTACAGATGTCACTGTTTCGTATGATCAAACTCCCGTTCTGTTTGGGGTGAATATGTCGATCGAGCAAGGTGAAATTACCTGCATCTTGGGTCGAAATGGTGTCGGCAAAACGACTTTGCTTAGAAGCGTGATCGGACTAAACAAAGTCCTGTCTGGCAATATTGTGTTTGATGCCGACGAGATTACCAAAGTCCCCACCTTCAAACGCGCCCGTTACGGGATCTCATACATTCCTCAGGGTCGAGAAATCATTCCTTATCTATCTGTTCTCGACAATCTCAAACTTGGACTATCGGCAGCAAAGAAAAAGCGTCGTAAGATTCCAGATGAGATCTTTGAATTCTTCCCAATGTTGAAACAGCACCTCAATCGGCAAGGTGGACTGTTAAGCGGTGGACAACAGCAACAACTTGCGATCGCTCGTGGTCTAATGAGCAATCCCAAAATCATGCTGCTCGATGAACCGACTGAGGGAATTCAACCGTCTATCGTGCAGGAAATTGAAGAGACTCTGAAGCGGATTAATTGTGAAAAGGGAATTACCGTGGTCGTTGTTGAACAAAAGATTGATTTCGCTCGGCAGCTTGCTCAGAAGTTTTTCATCATGGAAAAAGGAGCGATCGTCGCAAACGGCGAAACAGATCAGTTAACGGACGCACTCGTTCATCAATATCTTGCGGTTTAG
- a CDS encoding hypothetical protein (similar to AA sequence:cyanobase_aa:LBDG_10510), whose protein sequence is MNRQELLDRYRAGERDFSVADLREESLEGIDLRESVLHGAILDGANLRGANLSGADLSGAALNYTDLTGANLSGADLRDAMLNHAILEGANLEAAILEEADLEDADLSEANLRDANLQAADLSRSELDAVDFRAANLSQAELDDTDLSGANLTNADLTDTLLKGANLEGTILPKEHQ, encoded by the coding sequence ATGAACCGACAGGAATTACTCGATCGATATCGTGCAGGAGAACGAGATTTTAGCGTGGCAGATCTGCGAGAGGAATCGCTCGAAGGCATTGATTTACGAGAGAGCGTCTTACACGGAGCAATCCTAGACGGGGCAAATCTGCGGGGAGCAAACTTGAGCGGGGCGGATTTAAGTGGAGCAGCACTCAACTACACCGATTTGACGGGCGCAAATTTGTCTGGTGCAGATCTACGAGATGCAATGCTAAATCATGCCATTTTAGAAGGCGCAAATTTAGAGGCGGCAATTCTTGAAGAGGCGGATTTAGAAGATGCTGATTTGAGCGAAGCCAATCTACGGGATGCTAATTTGCAGGCGGCAGATTTAAGTCGCTCTGAGCTGGATGCTGTTGATTTCCGAGCGGCGAATCTGAGCCAAGCAGAACTCGATGATACGGACTTGAGCGGCGCGAATCTTACGAATGCTGACCTAACAGATACTTTGCTGAAGGGCGCGAATTTAGAAGGGACGATTCTTCCTAAAGAGCATCAGTAA
- a CDS encoding hypothetical protein (conserved hypothetical protein;~similar to AA sequence:cyanobase_aa:LBDG_54430), producing MELTDTLPKTMTVEDLPRMKWSIEEYHELIKYGLLDDKKVELLCGEIIEMVPEGEEHAEQGEDGYKYLDRLLGDRARVRNAKPITLPSGSEPEPDVAICQPLGREYRQHHPYPENIFWLIEYSNSTLKKDLEVKSKIYAGVGIQEYWIVKIQTNELIVMRDPENGEYQTELLFREGVICPIAFPDLEVEVLKVISP from the coding sequence ATGGAACTCACCGATACTCTCCCCAAAACAATGACTGTCGAAGATCTCCCTCGAATGAAATGGTCGATCGAGGAATATCATGAGTTGATCAAATATGGTCTCCTGGATGATAAAAAGGTTGAACTACTGTGTGGGGAGATTATTGAGATGGTTCCAGAAGGAGAAGAACATGCTGAACAAGGGGAAGATGGATACAAATACTTGGACAGACTGTTAGGCGATCGAGCTAGAGTCAGAAATGCCAAACCAATCACCCTACCAAGCGGAAGCGAACCGGAACCTGATGTCGCCATCTGTCAGCCTTTGGGTCGGGAATATCGGCAGCATCATCCTTATCCAGAAAACATCTTTTGGCTGATCGAATATTCAAATTCCACCCTGAAAAAAGATTTGGAAGTGAAGTCAAAAATTTACGCAGGAGTTGGAATTCAGGAGTATTGGATTGTTAAAATTCAGACTAATGAACTGATTGTAATGAGAGATCCGGAGAATGGAGAGTACCAGACTGAGTTGCTGTTCAGAGAAGGAGTGATTTGCCCGATCGCGTTTCCAGATTTAGAAGTTGAAGTGCTAAAGGTAATCAGTCCTTGA
- a CDS encoding DNA polymerase I (similar to AA sequence:cyanobase_aa:LBDG_50300): MSANSSPKIVLVDGHSLAFRAYFAFAKGRDGGLRTSTGIPTSVSYGFLKALLETVEAEKPDYLAIAFDLGGATYRHEADETYKAGRPETPEDFMPDLENLQELLKAMNLPIVIAQGYEADDVIGTMARKALQEGFTVRILSGDRDLFQLVDPDGKVKVLYMSTTYGKGAPPPKEFGVEEVKEKLGVLPSQVVDFKALCGDASDNIPGVKGIGEKTAVQLLTTYGSLEKVYESIDEIKGAVKKKLEAGIEDARHSQWMAQIHLDVPLEVDPQACKLQGFEEATVKPLIERLEFRSFYNKIEKWKAQLSGETELSETEGTKQAAKQAPIIPQYSDDDLWFFSAEETEKAEKFEPVSIEPQIIDTQAKLDALVKQLKTHKSDKTPVAWDTETSDLDPIKADLVGIGCCWGSGSDSLAYIPIGHTSGTNLDKAIVLEALRPILENVNYPKALQNAKFDRLVFRFQGVELAGVVFDTMLASYVLNPEASHKLSDLSYRYLGIQAQDYTDLVPKGKHIGEVDIPAVANYCGMDVYGVFNLVPKMRSELEELPKLHELLIEIEQPLEPVLAEMEATGVRIDRHYLQEFSKNLKEDLDRIEIEAYEAAGEKFSLGSPKQLSELLFDKLALDKKKSRKIKTGYSTDAATLEKLQGDHPVVDKIVEHRTLTKLKSTYVDALPTLINPKTDRVHTDFNQAVTSTGRLSSSSPNLQNIPIRTAFSRQIRKAFIPKEGWLMVAADYSQIELRILAHLSQEPVLLETYRNNEDVHALTARLLLEKEEVTSEERRLGKIINFGVIYGMGAQRFARESGVPTAQARTFIDRFNDRYSRVFDYLQQMQREAIANGFVETIKGRRRYFNFSTDSVKKLRGTDPDEIQLDKLKLRDQFEAQALRAAANAPIQGSSADIIKIAMSQLHEVLKAYPAHLLLQVHDELVFEVAPDAWEELQPKIKRVMENAVSLSVPLMVDIRAGNNWMDTK, from the coding sequence TTGAGCGCTAATTCTTCTCCCAAAATCGTTCTCGTAGACGGTCATTCGTTGGCATTCCGCGCCTATTTCGCCTTTGCAAAAGGTAGGGATGGGGGCTTACGCACTTCAACCGGAATTCCAACGAGCGTGTCCTATGGCTTCCTCAAGGCGTTACTTGAAACCGTGGAAGCTGAGAAACCCGATTATTTAGCGATCGCGTTTGATCTCGGTGGTGCAACGTATCGCCACGAAGCCGATGAAACGTATAAAGCCGGTCGCCCCGAAACGCCTGAAGATTTTATGCCAGATCTGGAGAATCTTCAGGAATTGTTAAAGGCGATGAATTTACCGATCGTGATTGCTCAGGGTTATGAGGCGGATGATGTGATCGGGACAATGGCGCGGAAAGCACTTCAGGAAGGTTTTACCGTTCGGATTTTAAGTGGCGATCGCGATTTATTCCAGTTAGTTGATCCGGATGGAAAAGTCAAAGTGCTCTACATGAGTACGACTTATGGCAAAGGTGCGCCACCTCCTAAAGAATTTGGAGTTGAGGAAGTGAAAGAAAAGCTCGGAGTTCTCCCGTCTCAGGTAGTCGATTTCAAAGCGCTGTGCGGGGATGCCTCAGATAACATTCCGGGTGTGAAAGGAATTGGGGAAAAAACAGCGGTTCAATTGTTAACCACGTATGGATCGCTGGAAAAGGTTTATGAATCGATCGACGAAATCAAGGGTGCTGTCAAAAAGAAATTAGAAGCAGGAATCGAAGATGCACGTCATTCACAATGGATGGCGCAGATTCATTTAGATGTTCCCTTAGAAGTTGATCCGCAAGCTTGTAAACTCCAGGGATTCGAGGAAGCGACTGTTAAACCGTTGATCGAGCGATTGGAATTTCGATCGTTCTACAACAAAATCGAGAAGTGGAAAGCACAACTCAGCGGTGAAACTGAACTATCCGAAACCGAAGGAACAAAGCAAGCTGCAAAACAAGCTCCGATCATTCCTCAATATTCTGATGATGATTTGTGGTTCTTTAGTGCAGAAGAGACTGAGAAAGCAGAAAAGTTCGAGCCAGTGTCGATCGAGCCTCAAATCATTGATACTCAAGCCAAACTTGATGCTCTCGTAAAACAACTCAAAACCCATAAGAGCGACAAAACTCCGGTTGCTTGGGACACAGAAACGAGCGATCTTGATCCAATCAAAGCTGACTTAGTGGGAATTGGTTGCTGTTGGGGTTCTGGATCGGATTCGTTAGCTTACATTCCGATCGGTCATACATCAGGTACGAACTTAGATAAAGCGATCGTACTTGAAGCACTGCGTCCCATTCTCGAAAATGTCAACTATCCGAAAGCACTTCAAAATGCAAAGTTCGATCGCTTAGTTTTTCGTTTCCAAGGTGTTGAACTTGCAGGCGTTGTATTTGACACGATGTTAGCCAGCTACGTGCTCAATCCAGAAGCAAGCCATAAATTGAGTGATTTAAGCTATCGCTATCTTGGAATTCAGGCACAAGACTACACAGATTTAGTTCCGAAAGGAAAGCACATTGGTGAAGTAGACATTCCTGCGGTTGCGAACTACTGCGGGATGGATGTCTATGGAGTTTTTAACTTAGTGCCAAAAATGCGATCGGAACTCGAAGAACTTCCGAAACTTCATGAACTGCTAATCGAGATCGAACAACCGCTTGAACCCGTGTTGGCAGAGATGGAAGCAACTGGGGTGAGAATCGATCGACATTATCTGCAAGAGTTCTCGAAGAACTTGAAAGAAGATCTCGATCGAATTGAAATTGAAGCTTACGAAGCAGCAGGCGAAAAGTTCAGTCTCGGTTCTCCGAAACAATTGAGCGAATTACTCTTTGATAAGTTGGCATTAGATAAGAAGAAATCCCGCAAAATCAAAACGGGCTATTCAACCGATGCAGCAACCTTAGAGAAACTGCAAGGTGATCATCCAGTGGTCGATAAGATTGTCGAACATCGCACTCTGACGAAGCTCAAATCAACGTATGTCGATGCACTACCGACCCTGATCAATCCAAAGACCGATCGCGTTCACACCGACTTCAACCAAGCCGTAACTTCCACGGGTCGCCTTTCTTCCTCAAGTCCGAACTTACAAAATATTCCAATTCGGACAGCCTTTAGTCGCCAAATCCGCAAAGCTTTCATTCCGAAAGAAGGTTGGCTAATGGTTGCAGCAGACTATTCTCAGATCGAACTGCGAATCTTAGCTCACTTAAGCCAAGAACCTGTTCTGCTCGAAACTTATCGCAATAACGAAGATGTTCATGCGCTCACGGCTCGATTGTTACTCGAAAAAGAAGAGGTTACTTCCGAAGAGCGACGATTGGGCAAGATCATTAACTTTGGTGTGATCTATGGGATGGGAGCACAGCGGTTTGCTCGTGAATCAGGAGTACCAACGGCTCAAGCGCGAACCTTTATCGATCGATTTAACGATCGATACTCCCGCGTCTTCGATTATCTTCAACAAATGCAGCGAGAAGCGATCGCGAATGGCTTTGTCGAAACAATCAAAGGACGACGACGCTATTTCAACTTCTCAACCGATTCAGTGAAAAAACTGCGAGGAACTGATCCAGATGAGATTCAACTCGATAAGCTAAAGTTGCGCGACCAGTTCGAGGCACAAGCCCTTCGAGCCGCCGCAAATGCTCCAATTCAAGGTTCGAGTGCTGACATTATCAAAATTGCTATGTCGCAATTGCACGAAGTCTTGAAAGCTTATCCGGCTCATTTATTGCTACAAGTGCATGATGAATTAGTGTTTGAAGTTGCGCCCGATGCTTGGGAAGAATTGCAGCCCAAGATCAAGCGAGTAATGGAAAATGCTGTTTCTCTGAGTGTGCCGCTGATGGTCGATATTCGTGCTGGAAACAACTGGATGGACACAAAATAA
- a CDS encoding hypothetical protein (similar to AA sequence:cyanobase_aa:LBDG_21370) translates to MKDKRFISQVRTSTFWIRCFAVSLVLGGFGGVKLATATDFGKISLEKSELDRLIANSARPEKTAIDLDTNRPTANSTVSEKTINLTIRDAAWLKPTSKPRSTSFIQPNQPSAEKAPLKKQQVQKQDSRLSNPTSKAEFLNRQSQGKAQQLLAETPIVETTIAQTSSPQDTEELRRQLVIDPLTELRIPAYSPGSSVGVPTAFGANFGDAFVGLFIANRRPRINDPDSALSVGFGLGDSERAVGLEINANIGSLRRFGQNGEIGLKLHRALPGKAAIALGYDSGIVWGDENRDTVSTLYGVASKVFDLRPGNLEDSLPLTLTLGLGGGRFRSFENTQGGVGVFASAGLRVVPQASIIGSWTGQDLNLGVSYVPIKTTPLYLTFVAGNILNRNDNATVFSFGIGYGFNYTGYQF, encoded by the coding sequence ATGAAGGATAAACGCTTTATTTCTCAGGTTCGGACATCAACCTTCTGGATACGTTGTTTTGCAGTTTCGCTGGTTCTGGGCGGATTCGGAGGCGTAAAATTGGCGACCGCAACCGATTTTGGCAAAATTAGCTTAGAAAAGTCAGAACTCGATCGACTCATCGCTAATTCAGCCCGCCCAGAAAAAACTGCGATCGATTTAGACACCAATCGACCCACCGCAAATTCAACGGTCTCAGAAAAAACGATCAATTTAACGATTCGCGATGCAGCATGGCTCAAACCCACTTCAAAACCGCGATCGACTTCTTTTATTCAACCCAATCAGCCCTCCGCTGAGAAAGCACCGCTGAAGAAACAACAGGTTCAAAAACAAGATAGTAGATTGAGCAATCCGACCTCAAAAGCGGAATTTCTAAACCGTCAATCTCAAGGCAAAGCTCAGCAACTTCTTGCAGAAACCCCGATCGTAGAAACAACGATCGCTCAAACTTCCAGCCCCCAAGATACTGAAGAATTACGCAGACAGTTAGTGATCGATCCCTTGACCGAGCTTCGGATTCCCGCTTATTCGCCAGGTTCCTCAGTCGGAGTTCCCACAGCATTCGGAGCTAACTTTGGAGATGCCTTTGTTGGATTGTTCATCGCCAATCGTAGACCGAGAATTAATGATCCAGATAGTGCTTTGAGTGTTGGTTTTGGATTAGGTGATTCTGAACGTGCAGTTGGATTAGAGATTAATGCCAACATCGGGAGCTTGAGACGCTTTGGACAAAACGGAGAAATCGGACTGAAATTGCATCGTGCCCTTCCTGGAAAAGCCGCGATCGCACTCGGTTACGATTCTGGCATTGTCTGGGGTGATGAAAACAGAGACACCGTTTCAACCCTCTATGGTGTTGCCAGCAAAGTCTTTGATCTGCGCCCCGGAAACTTAGAAGACTCCTTGCCGTTAACATTGACCTTGGGACTCGGTGGCGGACGATTTCGATCGTTTGAAAATACTCAAGGTGGAGTCGGAGTATTCGCGAGTGCTGGATTGCGTGTGGTTCCTCAAGCCTCGATCATTGGAAGTTGGACAGGACAAGACCTGAATTTAGGTGTGTCTTATGTTCCGATCAAGACAACACCGCTGTATCTCACCTTTGTGGCTGGCAATATTCTGAACCGAAACGATAATGCGACTGTGTTCTCGTTCGGGATTGGCTATGGGTTCAACTATACCGGGTATCAGTTCTAA
- a CDS encoding hypothetical protein (similar to AA sequence:cyanobase_aa:LBDG_21360): MNRILLNLLGTLLTLSIALPSSANTPTGTPGYNPGSEVAPPSRPIRFPRVPGLRIDRNGNVVVPPPIQQQFNQNIIALVRELRTGSDLDRAIADLLQSPPGIYRYMEVIGELRTIISQPAVPPTEPGVEIERPGFVRLDLKRQGSTPASIADRFSRYSANLNTQGGQFRIFGNDRQGVTRNIEVVLVPKLDRTMELRFTSNSNALKDSSGLSFTAPNSRIAAILAGVLPALDAANASLPTMQTAAKIVLSLGNLNLSTVEIQQLAQGLAETLIASEGLLSGCGQDTAALTCTDVSVNSLAIAIRAYNDVVLKAPKPALIALSNNPEFRTLGKILRQARSAIDRNAAAR; encoded by the coding sequence ATGAATCGTATTCTTCTCAATCTGTTGGGAACTCTCCTAACTTTGTCGATCGCACTTCCGAGTTCTGCAAATACACCCACGGGGACCCCTGGATATAATCCCGGTTCTGAAGTGGCTCCTCCTTCCCGCCCGATTCGGTTTCCTCGTGTTCCAGGTCTTCGCATCGATCGCAATGGCAATGTCGTTGTTCCGCCTCCCATTCAGCAGCAATTCAACCAGAATATAATTGCTCTAGTCAGAGAGTTGCGAACGGGATCAGACCTCGATCGAGCGATCGCAGATTTGCTTCAATCCCCGCCTGGAATCTATCGTTATATGGAGGTGATTGGTGAACTTAGAACCATCATTTCTCAGCCTGCGGTTCCTCCCACCGAACCAGGAGTTGAAATCGAGCGTCCCGGCTTTGTCAGACTCGATTTGAAGCGGCAAGGAAGTACTCCTGCGAGTATTGCCGATCGCTTTTCGCGTTATAGTGCCAACCTGAATACTCAAGGCGGACAATTTAGAATTTTCGGCAACGATCGACAAGGTGTCACTCGAAACATTGAAGTTGTGTTGGTTCCGAAGCTCGATCGGACAATGGAACTTCGATTTACCTCGAACTCGAATGCACTAAAAGACTCAAGTGGGCTATCTTTTACTGCACCGAATTCTAGAATTGCTGCCATCTTGGCGGGTGTATTACCTGCGTTAGATGCTGCGAATGCTTCACTACCCACAATGCAGACTGCTGCAAAGATTGTTCTATCTCTTGGTAATCTAAACCTATCTACAGTAGAAATCCAACAACTTGCCCAAGGGCTTGCAGAAACCTTGATTGCCAGTGAGGGATTGTTATCAGGATGTGGTCAAGATACCGCAGCTTTGACTTGTACAGATGTGAGTGTGAACTCATTAGCGATCGCAATTCGAGCTTACAATGATGTCGTTTTGAAAGCTCCTAAACCTGCTTTAATCGCGTTATCGAACAATCCAGAGTTTCGCACATTAGGCAAGATTCTCCGTCAAGCTCGATCGGCAATCGATCGAAATGCAGCCGCTCGGTAA